The stretch of DNA CGCGGAGGGCAGTTCGGAGGTCGCGGCCTTCAGGGTCGCCTCGTCGAGCACGCTGAGATCGCCATTGCCGAACAATGCGGCCGACGCCGCAATGACCTTCTCGGTGGCATCCGTGCCGTGGACCAGTGAAGTCACTTCATAGGCGAGCTTCCGCTGGCCCTCGCGGGCGAAGGGACGCTCGGCGACGGACACCTCCAGGGCCTCGATCTCCGCCCGGCTCAGGAAGGTGAAGACCTTGAGGCGGGCCGCGACGTCGTCGTCCGCCGTGTTGAGCCAGAACTGGTAAAAGGCGTAGGGGCTGCACATCTCCGGATCCAGCCAGATCGCGTTGCCTTCACTCTTGCCGAATTTGGTGCCGTCGGAGTTGGTGATGAGGGGCGTGCCCAGGGCATGGACGTGCTTGCCCTCGACCTTGCGGATGAGTTCGGTGCCGCTGGTCAGGTTGCCCCACTGGTCCGAGCCGCCGGTCTGCAGCACGCAGTCGTAGTCGCGGAAGAGCTGGAGGTAGTCCATGCCCTGCAGGATCTGGTAGCTGAACTCCGTGTAGCTGATACCCTCGTCGGAGCCAAGGCGGGAGGCGACGGCATCCTTGCGCAGCATGGTGCCGACACGGAAATGCTTTCCGATCTCGCGGAGGAAGTCGATGGCGCTCAGCGGCGCGGTCCAGTCCAGGTTGTTGACCATCCGTGCGGCGTTGTCGCCCTCGAAGCTCAGGAAGCGACGGACCTGGGCCTGCAGATACCCCACCCACTCTGAAACCGTGTCCTTGGTGTTGAGGGTGCGCTCCGCCGTGGGACGGGGATCACCGATCAGCCCGGTGGAACCTCCGACCAGACCGAGCGGATTGTGGCCCGCCAGCTGGATCCGGCGCATCAGGAGCAACTGGACCAGGTTGCCCAGGTGCAGGCTCGGCGCGGTGGGGTCAAAGCCGCAGTAGTAGGTCACGGGATCACCGGCGAGCAGTTTTTCCAGCTCCGCCTCATCCGTGGAGACGTGGACAAGGCCGCGCCATTTCAGCTCCTGCCAGACATTGGCGAAGCTGGGGTCATTCTGCTGGGACTCGAGATTATTTAGCTGGGACACGGAATCTAAGGTAGCAGGATCGGGCCAACGCAGCGCAGATGGCCAGCGCAGGTGACAGGATTTACCGCAGGCGCGCGCCTCAGTCTTCTATGCCAGCCGGAACGTCCGCGGCGGCGATGAGCCTCAACCGCTGGGTGGGCCGCGTCATCGCCACATACAGGTCCCCGACGCGGCCATGCTCATGGTTGAGCATCGCCGTCGGCTCAAGCACCACGACGCCGTCGAACTCCAGGCCCTTCGCCTCGCGGGGGCTGATCACGACGATGTCCTGCACGTAGCTGCCGGCGCCGGTGCCGACGCGGCGTCCGTAGACGGCGCGCAGCGCCTTGGCCGCTTCCGGAAGAAGGTCGCCGTCGGCAATCACGGCCAGGAGCCCCCCTTCCAGGGCAGCCAGCTCCTCCGGCAGGACCTCAACGAGCTTGCTGACGACACGGCCGGGCTCCACTCGGTCGATGATCGGGGACCAGCGGCCCTCCCGGACGGCCTTGGGCGCGGAGACAACCAGTCCGGCCGCGTTGGCCATACGCGCGGCGGCCTCGGCGATCTGGGATGGCGTGCGGTAGTTGACCGTGAGTTCCTCAAGCTGCCAGCGGTCCCCGAACATCGGGGCCAGAGCGCTCTGCCAGGAATTGGCCCCGGCCACCGAACTCGTCTGCGCGATATCCCCCACGATGGTGAAAGACTTCAGCGGACAGCGGCGGACCAGGAGCCGCCACTGCATCGGCGAGAGTTCCTGGGCCTCGTCCACCACGATGTGCCCGAAGGCCCAGGTGCGGTCGGTCGTGGCACGCTCCGCGGCGGTCAGGCGGGACACACGTTCCTGGTTCTGGTCCACCAGGTCCTCGGCAGAAATGAGGACATCCACGCCGGCGGTTTCCATATTGACCAGGGTCTGCTTGGCGTTGGCGAGGTCGCGGGCTCGGTCGCTTTCCTGCTGCGCCAGGCCCCGCCCGGCAGCGGCGTCGAGCTCGCCGAGCAGTTCGGCGGCTTCATCGAGCAGCGGCACATCGGCGTCTGTCCACGGCGAATCGGCCGGCCGCAGCAGCAGGGCGCGCTCGGCCGCGGTGAGGTCCGGCGTGCAGGCCTCCAGGATCGCCGGCTTGCTCAGGAGCTCCCCCACGAGCTTTTCCGGCGTCATCGGCATCCAGCACAGGTTCAGCGCAATCCGGACGTCCCGGGCGGAGCGGACGTCCTCGGCCAGATAGGAACGGTCGGCGTTGTTGCCGATGCTGCCGGCCTCGACAAGTTCGGTCATCTGCTCGGTAAGTTCGCGCAGCAGGATCTTGACGAACGGGACGCGGGCCTCGTTGTGCGGCTTTCCGGTGGCGCGCGCCCTGTCCCGGGCCCGGCGGACCTGCCGCGGCGTCAGGACCAGTTTGCGTCCGTCCACTTCAAGGATCCGGTTCCCGGCAGGGATGCGCTGGCGGTTGGCGACGGCGTTTGCCACCACGTCCGCCATCTCCAGCCGGCCCTTGATCGCCGCAACGGCGGATTCGGGCTCCTCGACGGCGTGGATGCCGGGCATCAGGCGGCCCAGGCTCGCCATCACAACACCGGTCTCGCCGAGGGAGGGCAGCACACGTTCGATGTACTTCATGAACGACGACGTCGGGCCCACCAGCAGGACGCCGGCCGTCTTGAGGCGGTCCCGGTGGGTGTACAGCAGATAGGCGGCGCGGTGCAGGGCGACGGCGGTCTTGCCGGTGCCGGGTCCGCCCTGGACCACGAGTGCCCCGGAAATGGAGGAGCGGATGATCCGGTCCTGCTCGGACTGGATGGTGCCGACAATGTCGGACATCCGCCCGGTCCGCTTGGAGTTCAGTGCCGCCAGCAGTGCGCCTTCGCCCTGGAGCGAGTCGTTGTCGGCGAGCAGGTCGGCGTCGAGCACGTCGTCCTCGATCGCCTTGACCTCGCGGCCCTGCAGGATGAGATGCCGGCGGCGGCGCACGCCCTGCCGGTCGAATGCCGTGGCTTGGTAGAAGTGCCCGGCCTCGGGCGCCCGCCAGTCCACCATGAGCCGCTGGAGGTCCTCCGTGGTCAGGCCAATGCGCCCGATGTACTGGGCCTCCCCCGAGTCGAGGTCCAGGCGGCCGAAGACGAGGCGGTCGTCGACGGCGTCGAGCTGGGCGAGGCGGTCCTCATACAAGGCCGCGAAGGCATCGCGTTCGGAGACATTCTGCATGGTGCCGACCGCGCCGGCCCGCCGCACCTGGGCCAGCTGGGCGCGCTTTTCCGCCCGCAACTCATCGAGCCGGGCATAGAGGCCGGCCACATAGTCGCGTTCATGGGCCAAATCAGCGTCGTGCATCGAACGTTTCCCCTATCGAAAAAGACAGACCGTCCATTCTACAGCCATTTCGGTGAACGCATCTGAAACATGTCAGGCATTGTTTTTCAGGCATTGTACCGATACAGATGGAATGGTCCGGCTAAAGGCGCAGCAGGGAGTGGACCCTGTGTCCGCTCAAGGCCTCACGGCCCCGCAGTTCATCGAGCTCCAGGACGGCTCCCACACCGGCAATCCGGACCCCGCACCGTTCGAACAGCCGGACGGCTGCGCCGAGCGTGCCGCCGGTGGCGAGCACATCGTCGAGGATCAGGACCCGGCTGCCCGGCGCCAGATCGGTGGTGTGCAGCTCGACCGTGGCCGTGCCGTATTCCAGCGCGTAGTCCTCGGAGACCACTTCGCGTGGCAGCTTGCCCGCCTTGCGGACGGTGATGACGCCGGTATCCGTGGCGTACGCCGCGGCGGCCGCAAGCAGGAAGCCGCGGGCTTCCACTCCGGCGACGGCGTCGAACTGGCCCTTGAACGGAGCCACGAGGGCATCGACGACGGCCTTCAAGGCGGTCCCGTCGGCGAACACGGGGGTCAGATCCTTGAAGCTGATTCCCGGTTTGGGATAGTCCGGGACGGTGGCGCACAGGCTGTTGATCAGCTCATCCACCGTTGCGGTTCTGTTGATCGGGTCCATAGCGCTTTGATTCACCCATCTACCTTACGGGCTGCCGCCAAATCTTCCGGCCATTCCGTGGCCCGCCGCTGACGGCCCACCCCGGGCCGGACGCCAGCCGGGCACTGGCCCGGCTGGCGCCCGGGTGCCGCCCTGCCGTCACCCAATGTTCACCGCCGCAGCAACCGATTCGCGGCTCCCGTCCACTCCGGCGGTGATTAGATGCTGCCATGCGACACGAAATTGCCTTATCCGGACACGGCATCAGCCTGGTCCCGCTGTCCCCGGACCATGCCGCGGGGC from Arthrobacter sp. PAMC25564 encodes:
- the tyrS gene encoding tyrosine--tRNA ligase; protein product: MSQLNNLESQQNDPSFANVWQELKWRGLVHVSTDEAELEKLLAGDPVTYYCGFDPTAPSLHLGNLVQLLLMRRIQLAGHNPLGLVGGSTGLIGDPRPTAERTLNTKDTVSEWVGYLQAQVRRFLSFEGDNAARMVNNLDWTAPLSAIDFLREIGKHFRVGTMLRKDAVASRLGSDEGISYTEFSYQILQGMDYLQLFRDYDCVLQTGGSDQWGNLTSGTELIRKVEGKHVHALGTPLITNSDGTKFGKSEGNAIWLDPEMCSPYAFYQFWLNTADDDVAARLKVFTFLSRAEIEALEVSVAERPFAREGQRKLAYEVTSLVHGTDATEKVIAASAALFGNGDLSVLDEATLKAATSELPSASVDAGALGIIDLLVASGLSESKSAARRTVGEGGAYVNNAKVSDPDAVIAPGQLLHGRYLLLRRGKKNLATVEVSQS
- a CDS encoding AAA family ATPase, which translates into the protein MHDADLAHERDYVAGLYARLDELRAEKRAQLAQVRRAGAVGTMQNVSERDAFAALYEDRLAQLDAVDDRLVFGRLDLDSGEAQYIGRIGLTTEDLQRLMVDWRAPEAGHFYQATAFDRQGVRRRRHLILQGREVKAIEDDVLDADLLADNDSLQGEGALLAALNSKRTGRMSDIVGTIQSEQDRIIRSSISGALVVQGGPGTGKTAVALHRAAYLLYTHRDRLKTAGVLLVGPTSSFMKYIERVLPSLGETGVVMASLGRLMPGIHAVEEPESAVAAIKGRLEMADVVANAVANRQRIPAGNRILEVDGRKLVLTPRQVRRARDRARATGKPHNEARVPFVKILLRELTEQMTELVEAGSIGNNADRSYLAEDVRSARDVRIALNLCWMPMTPEKLVGELLSKPAILEACTPDLTAAERALLLRPADSPWTDADVPLLDEAAELLGELDAAAGRGLAQQESDRARDLANAKQTLVNMETAGVDVLISAEDLVDQNQERVSRLTAAERATTDRTWAFGHIVVDEAQELSPMQWRLLVRRCPLKSFTIVGDIAQTSSVAGANSWQSALAPMFGDRWQLEELTVNYRTPSQIAEAAARMANAAGLVVSAPKAVREGRWSPIIDRVEPGRVVSKLVEVLPEELAALEGGLLAVIADGDLLPEAAKALRAVYGRRVGTGAGSYVQDIVVISPREAKGLEFDGVVVLEPTAMLNHEHGRVGDLYVAMTRPTQRLRLIAAADVPAGIED
- a CDS encoding adenine phosphoribosyltransferase, which codes for MDPINRTATVDELINSLCATVPDYPKPGISFKDLTPVFADGTALKAVVDALVAPFKGQFDAVAGVEARGFLLAAAAAYATDTGVITVRKAGKLPREVVSEDYALEYGTATVELHTTDLAPGSRVLILDDVLATGGTLGAAVRLFERCGVRIAGVGAVLELDELRGREALSGHRVHSLLRL